In the genome of Sinobacterium caligoides, one region contains:
- a CDS encoding glutamine synthetase family protein, whose amino-acid sequence MAVDGVAESSCSIQDSALLARFLEKNPQVDVFEVILVDVSGGLRGKWVERANIAKLCCGGLKLPLSTLLFDIWGRDPEASVFEHGDEDGIAVPSIRSLSLVPWLKRPTAQLLISLRDIDGDDCDYDPRTMLASLLERFKQQGLTPVLATEMEFFLLQQERDGDGTPRHTEGNTRLQGIQAGQTYGIDAMQEMADFMHAVRDACVEQQLPIDTLIKEASPSQYEINLYHQPDALLAADQAVLLQRAIKGVAREHGYSASFMAKPFGEQAGNGMHVHCSLLDKQGNNVFDDGSEQGSELLRHAVAGCMAVMEESMLLFAPNVNSYRRFQCGSHAPLAPSWGYENRTCALRIPAGSTKAMRIEHRVGGADANPYLSICAILAGMLYGIENKLASAAPIEGNAYDQLTATLPRYLPDAIERFANSKILPNYLGTNFYRHFAVVKRQELAEFDRQVTALEYDSYL is encoded by the coding sequence ATGGCAGTTGATGGCGTGGCAGAGAGCAGTTGTAGTATCCAAGATTCGGCACTTTTAGCCCGGTTTTTGGAGAAAAATCCACAGGTTGATGTGTTTGAGGTTATTCTGGTCGATGTCAGCGGTGGTCTGCGGGGTAAGTGGGTCGAGCGCGCCAACATTGCCAAACTCTGTTGTGGTGGCCTCAAGCTGCCTCTGAGCACCTTACTCTTCGATATTTGGGGACGAGACCCTGAAGCCAGTGTCTTTGAACACGGCGATGAGGACGGTATTGCTGTGCCATCAATACGTTCCTTGTCGTTGGTGCCTTGGCTGAAGCGTCCGACAGCGCAACTGCTAATCTCGTTGCGCGACATTGATGGTGACGATTGTGACTACGACCCACGAACGATGCTGGCCTCACTATTAGAGCGCTTTAAACAGCAGGGTTTGACTCCGGTACTCGCCACTGAGATGGAGTTTTTTTTGCTGCAGCAAGAGCGTGATGGCGATGGTACGCCGCGTCATACCGAGGGCAATACTCGGCTACAGGGCATTCAAGCCGGGCAGACTTATGGTATCGATGCGATGCAGGAGATGGCGGATTTTATGCACGCCGTACGAGATGCCTGTGTCGAGCAGCAGCTACCCATTGATACCTTGATTAAAGAGGCCAGCCCCTCACAATACGAAATTAACCTTTACCATCAGCCCGATGCGCTTCTGGCTGCCGATCAGGCAGTGTTGTTACAGCGTGCGATTAAAGGTGTGGCGAGGGAGCATGGCTACAGTGCCAGTTTTATGGCCAAACCGTTTGGCGAGCAGGCAGGTAACGGTATGCATGTACACTGCAGCCTGCTAGATAAGCAGGGGAATAATGTCTTCGATGATGGCAGCGAGCAGGGCAGTGAGCTGCTGCGCCATGCGGTCGCGGGTTGCATGGCTGTGATGGAAGAGTCAATGTTGTTGTTTGCCCCTAATGTTAACTCGTATCGTCGCTTCCAGTGTGGCTCACACGCGCCGCTCGCACCGAGTTGGGGTTATGAGAACCGCACCTGCGCGTTGCGTATACCAGCGGGATCGACGAAAGCGATGCGTATTGAACATCGCGTTGGCGGAGCCGATGCGAACCCTTACTTATCGATCTGTGCGATCTTGGCCGGCATGCTCTACGGTATCGAGAATAAGTTGGCGTCGGCCGCGCCAATCGAGGGCAATGCCTACGATCAGTTAACGGCAACCCTGCCACGCTACCTTCCGGATGCCATTGAGCGCTTTGCTAACTCGAAAATTCTACCAAATTATCTCGGGACGAATTTTTATCGTCACTTTGCCGTCGTCAAACGCCAGGAGTTGGCGGAGTTTGATCGACAGGTGACGGCACTCGAATACGACAGTTACTTGTAG
- a CDS encoding aspartate aminotransferase family protein, which translates to MTKVTTAQLQQFDRAHHLHPFTDFKQYQKQGGRIVSRAEHIYIYDHDGQQILDGMSGLWCCNLGYSQQRIVEAVNSQLQQLPYYNNFFNCSNQPAAEMAKALVDISPDGFNHVFFTNSGSEANDTNIRLVHRYYDLLEQPQKKLIISRHNGYHGSTIAAASLGGMSFMHEQFRGIDYVHHIDQPHWYAEGGDSDRNEFGLQVARQLEKKIDELGEENVAAFIAEPIQGAGGVIVPPETYWPEIQRICDERDILLISDEVICGFGRTGAWFGCETFNFKPDLITFAKAVTNGYQPLGGVMVGDKVASVLLGGDGEFGHGLTYSGHPASCAAGIATLAIMKEQRIIERTASDIAPYLQQQLRQFEDHPCVGEVRGSGMVAALELVGDKHSRAKIADNSAAATFCRDQAIANGLMVRAVGDAMVTAPPMVCDRGEIDLLVDRLGRALDATAKEFAVK; encoded by the coding sequence ATGACCAAAGTAACCACTGCTCAATTGCAACAATTTGACCGCGCTCATCACCTGCACCCGTTCACCGACTTCAAGCAATATCAAAAACAGGGCGGACGCATCGTCTCACGCGCCGAGCATATCTATATATACGATCACGACGGCCAACAGATTCTCGACGGCATGTCTGGTCTCTGGTGTTGCAATCTAGGTTATAGTCAACAGCGCATTGTCGAAGCCGTTAATAGCCAGCTGCAGCAACTGCCCTACTACAATAATTTCTTCAATTGCTCTAACCAACCCGCCGCAGAGATGGCTAAGGCACTGGTCGATATCAGCCCCGACGGCTTCAACCATGTCTTCTTTACCAACTCTGGTTCCGAGGCGAATGACACCAACATCCGTTTAGTACACCGCTACTACGACCTACTCGAGCAACCACAGAAAAAGCTCATCATCAGCCGGCACAACGGCTATCACGGCTCCACCATCGCCGCCGCCAGCCTCGGCGGCATGAGCTTTATGCACGAGCAGTTTCGTGGCATCGACTATGTCCATCATATTGACCAACCACACTGGTATGCCGAGGGTGGCGATAGCGATCGCAACGAGTTCGGCCTACAAGTCGCCCGTCAACTCGAAAAGAAAATCGACGAGCTCGGCGAAGAAAATGTCGCCGCCTTCATCGCCGAGCCCATTCAGGGTGCCGGTGGCGTCATCGTCCCCCCAGAGACATACTGGCCAGAGATCCAGCGGATCTGCGACGAGCGCGATATCCTGCTGATCAGTGACGAGGTAATCTGTGGCTTCGGCCGTACCGGCGCTTGGTTTGGCTGTGAGACCTTTAACTTTAAACCCGACCTGATCACCTTTGCCAAAGCGGTCACCAACGGTTATCAACCGCTAGGCGGCGTCATGGTCGGCGACAAGGTCGCCAGCGTGCTGCTCGGTGGCGATGGCGAGTTTGGTCATGGCCTTACCTACTCCGGCCACCCCGCCAGCTGCGCTGCCGGCATAGCCACCCTGGCGATCATGAAGGAGCAGCGCATCATCGAGCGTACCGCCTCTGACATCGCACCCTATCTGCAGCAACAGTTGCGCCAATTTGAGGACCACCCCTGTGTCGGCGAGGTACGCGGCAGCGGCATGGTCGCCGCCCTTGAGCTGGTCGGTGATAAACACAGCCGCGCTAAGATTGCCGACAACTCTGCGGCCGCCACCTTCTGTCGTGACCAAGCGATTGCCAACGGCTTAATGGTTCGCGCTGTCGGCGACGCCATGGTCACCGCGCCACCAATGGTCTGTGATCGAGGCGAAATTGACCTACTCGTCGACCGCTTAGGCCGTGCCTTGGATGCCACTGCGAAAGAGTTTGCCGTCAAGTAG
- a CDS encoding dienelactone hydrolase family protein, whose product MQDFNYSVDGQLFKGKLVLPEESYSRGAPAVLVFHDWSGCNSMATDYAAAIAELGFAGIAVDLYGDGKVADTEQDKLALMQPLVDDRARLLSISEAAISAAKALNCIDADNIVAIGFCFGGMTVLDVARSGATLQGVASFHGALNASAAVPATEIKAPILVLHGDRDTQVPFEDVASLRDELNTVNADWQLTVYAQAYHAFMNPEADDEENGFLYSEAVASKAWEALQLFLLDAFVTSCGPECGHDHHIH is encoded by the coding sequence ATGCAAGACTTCAATTATAGCGTCGACGGCCAGCTCTTTAAGGGTAAGCTGGTACTGCCGGAAGAGAGTTACTCGAGGGGCGCGCCAGCGGTACTGGTGTTTCACGATTGGAGTGGCTGTAATAGCATGGCGACGGACTATGCGGCAGCTATCGCAGAACTTGGTTTTGCCGGTATCGCGGTAGATCTCTACGGTGACGGAAAAGTAGCAGACACTGAACAGGATAAACTCGCATTAATGCAGCCGCTTGTCGATGATCGTGCCCGCCTGCTGTCGATCAGCGAGGCGGCGATTAGCGCTGCCAAGGCGTTGAACTGTATCGATGCCGATAATATCGTTGCGATTGGCTTCTGTTTTGGAGGCATGACGGTGTTAGACGTGGCTCGCAGCGGCGCGACGCTACAGGGGGTGGCGAGTTTTCACGGCGCGCTCAACGCCAGTGCGGCGGTGCCGGCGACAGAGATCAAAGCTCCTATTTTAGTGCTACATGGTGATCGTGATACTCAGGTCCCCTTCGAAGATGTCGCCAGCTTACGGGATGAGCTGAATACAGTGAATGCTGATTGGCAGCTGACGGTCTACGCACAGGCTTATCACGCCTTTATGAACCCGGAGGCCGATGATGAGGAAAATGGATTCCTCTACAGTGAAGCGGTGGCGAGCAAGGCTTGGGAGGCGCTGCAGTTATTTTTACTCGATGCGTTTGTAACCAGCTGTGGCCCCGAGTGTGGACACGATCACCACATCCACTAA
- a CDS encoding ABC transporter ATP-binding protein yields MNQQAEKLATTEQREVILETRALETHFNIGGGRMVHAVDGMDIEIYKGEVVGLVGESGSGKSTLGKTLVGLTPKTAGEALFQGQMLPAKYTGNDYKRFSQQIQMIFQDPYTSLNPRMTIFDIIREPLMLQGEGRRDIAKDRELVASWLEKVGLKADHMSRYPHEFSGGQRQRVGIARALIVEPEFVVCDEPISALDVSVQAQVVNLLGELKDSMDLTLLFIAHDLSMVRYISDRIIVMYMGAMVEEGPADELFFNPQHPYTQLLVSSNPVADPKREREFEHDAIIGEVSSPINVKPGCRFAKRCPKVMPQCEDQTPTLVAVDNRRIACHLFD; encoded by the coding sequence ATGAATCAGCAAGCAGAAAAGTTAGCAACGACTGAGCAGCGAGAGGTCATCCTCGAGACCCGGGCGCTGGAGACACATTTTAATATCGGTGGCGGCCGCATGGTACATGCCGTCGATGGAATGGATATTGAGATCTATAAGGGTGAAGTCGTCGGCTTGGTCGGTGAGAGTGGTTCTGGTAAGTCGACTCTCGGTAAGACCCTCGTCGGTTTGACGCCTAAGACTGCCGGTGAGGCGCTATTCCAGGGGCAGATGCTGCCGGCAAAATATACCGGCAATGATTACAAGCGCTTCTCGCAACAGATACAGATGATCTTTCAGGATCCCTATACCTCTCTCAATCCGCGAATGACCATCTTCGATATCATTCGTGAGCCGCTGATGCTACAGGGTGAAGGGCGTAGAGATATTGCCAAGGATCGAGAGTTGGTCGCCAGCTGGCTGGAGAAGGTTGGTTTGAAGGCCGATCATATGTCGCGTTATCCACACGAGTTCTCCGGTGGACAGCGACAGCGTGTCGGTATCGCCAGAGCATTGATCGTTGAGCCTGAGTTTGTCGTCTGTGACGAGCCAATCTCTGCACTCGATGTGTCGGTGCAGGCACAGGTGGTGAATCTGTTGGGCGAGTTGAAAGACTCAATGGATCTCACCTTGCTGTTCATTGCCCACGACCTATCGATGGTTCGCTATATCTCCGATCGTATTATTGTCATGTACATGGGGGCGATGGTGGAAGAGGGACCGGCGGACGAGTTGTTCTTTAATCCGCAGCACCCGTATACCCAGTTGTTGGTGTCCTCGAATCCGGTGGCGGACCCGAAGCGTGAGCGCGAGTTTGAGCACGACGCTATTATCGGTGAGGTCAGTTCGCCGATTAACGTCAAGCCGGGCTGTCGTTTTGCCAAGCGTTGCCCGAAGGTGATGCCTCAGTGTGAGGATCAGACGCCAACGTTAGTGGCAGTGGATAATCGCCGCATTGCCTGTCACTTGTTTGACTGA
- a CDS encoding ABC transporter ATP-binding protein — translation MSEVILEVDNLQVDFATHGGTVHAVRGVSYQVEAGKTLAVVGESGSGKSVTVQAIMGLIETPPGRIVGGSAKLCGQELIGLSTAELNKLRGNKMAMIFQDPMTSLNPTTKVGVQIAESLRVHRGMGKQEALQEAIRLLERTHIPEAKQRANQYPFEFSGGMLQRVMIAMSLACKPTLLIADEPTTALDVTIQNQVLELMREIQRDEGMAIVLITHDLGVVARMADDVAVMYAGQIVESGSVDDVFYKPSHPYTVGLQRSMPAMEQSDDVPLMAIEGSPPDMFKPPAGCGYCARCPHAMSVCATDLPPVFSVAERHQSRCWLQHENAPDNDYKSAQRDETAVEVAP, via the coding sequence ATGAGCGAAGTCATTCTAGAGGTCGATAACTTACAAGTCGATTTTGCTACCCACGGCGGTACCGTGCATGCGGTACGCGGTGTGAGCTACCAGGTGGAAGCGGGCAAGACGCTTGCCGTGGTCGGCGAGTCCGGCAGTGGTAAGTCTGTCACCGTACAGGCCATTATGGGGCTGATTGAGACGCCACCGGGACGCATTGTCGGGGGCTCGGCCAAACTTTGTGGTCAGGAATTGATTGGCCTATCAACGGCAGAGCTGAACAAGCTGCGCGGCAACAAGATGGCGATGATCTTTCAGGATCCGATGACCAGCCTGAACCCCACGACCAAGGTCGGTGTGCAGATTGCCGAATCGCTGCGTGTACATCGTGGCATGGGTAAACAAGAGGCGTTGCAAGAGGCGATACGCCTGTTGGAGCGGACCCATATCCCCGAGGCAAAGCAGCGGGCCAATCAGTACCCGTTCGAGTTTTCCGGCGGTATGCTACAGCGAGTGATGATTGCGATGAGTCTGGCCTGTAAGCCGACGTTATTGATCGCCGACGAGCCGACGACGGCACTGGATGTCACTATTCAGAATCAGGTGTTGGAGCTGATGCGCGAGATTCAGCGTGATGAGGGGATGGCGATTGTATTGATCACCCATGACCTCGGTGTTGTGGCGCGCATGGCCGATGATGTGGCGGTGATGTATGCCGGACAGATCGTTGAGAGTGGTTCAGTGGACGATGTCTTCTATAAACCATCACACCCTTACACCGTTGGCCTGCAGCGTTCGATGCCGGCGATGGAGCAGAGCGATGATGTGCCGTTGATGGCGATCGAGGGCTCACCGCCAGACATGTTTAAACCGCCTGCCGGCTGTGGTTATTGTGCTCGCTGTCCACACGCGATGAGTGTCTGTGCCACGGACCTACCGCCGGTTTTCTCGGTGGCAGAGCGACATCAGTCACGCTGTTGGTTGCAGCATGAGAATGCCCCAGATAATGATTATAAGAGTGCCCAGCGAGACGAGACAGCGGTAGAGGTAGCGCCATGA
- a CDS encoding ABC transporter permease, giving the protein MAFVNSSKDLTAADFAPLLQRDSGHEVVRPSLSYWQDAWRRLIANRSAAVSLWVVIGLMVFTLAGPSLIGVDPSSQDLSQISRGPSWQPKAELVNDTVAYTPVVAVPRGSPQPGVAPTGFTLIKPANTESIQLQWQPVAGSEGYAIYRHEYQPHGRHDLGVPLAEVAGAENVSYLDGLKLESIRYYYSVVAIFDGVEAEKYTTLAVDVEQAITYADAVRYGLIEPGDTSAIGTEITMHSHLLGTDYLGRDMLVRLMVGAQTSLFIGVISPLLFVGLGLVYGGIAGYVGGKTDEVMMRFVDFVIALPFLLFMILFKVGFGIGPGESGIMPMLIALVLLSWPSTARLVRGQVLQIREEPYVQAAMLMGARPSYLIFRHMLPNVMGVLLVSLTFAIPSAIFTEAFLSFIGMGVSPPTPSWGSMCNDGMRTMLTHPHELLFPAAIIGITVMAFNLLGDGLRDALDVKMRGQK; this is encoded by the coding sequence ATGGCTTTTGTAAATAGTAGTAAAGATTTAACGGCCGCCGATTTTGCCCCGCTATTGCAACGCGATAGTGGCCACGAGGTGGTGCGTCCTTCACTGTCTTACTGGCAGGATGCCTGGCGTCGCTTGATCGCCAATCGCAGTGCGGCAGTGTCGTTGTGGGTTGTCATTGGCTTGATGGTGTTCACATTGGCAGGCCCTAGTCTGATAGGGGTTGACCCCTCGAGCCAAGACTTGAGTCAGATCTCCCGTGGACCTAGCTGGCAGCCTAAGGCCGAGCTGGTCAATGACACCGTTGCTTATACACCGGTGGTTGCCGTACCTAGAGGGTCGCCGCAACCCGGTGTTGCCCCCACCGGTTTTACATTGATCAAGCCCGCCAATACTGAGTCGATACAGCTGCAGTGGCAGCCTGTCGCCGGCAGTGAAGGCTATGCCATCTATCGTCACGAGTATCAGCCGCACGGACGCCATGATTTAGGTGTACCGTTAGCCGAGGTTGCAGGTGCTGAGAATGTCAGTTACCTCGATGGTTTGAAACTTGAGTCTATTCGTTACTACTACTCGGTAGTGGCGATCTTTGATGGTGTAGAAGCAGAGAAATACACCACGTTAGCGGTCGATGTTGAGCAGGCGATTACCTATGCAGATGCGGTGCGTTACGGTTTGATCGAGCCAGGCGATACCTCGGCCATCGGCACTGAAATTACGATGCACAGTCACTTGTTAGGCACGGATTATCTCGGGCGTGATATGTTGGTTCGGCTGATGGTAGGGGCGCAGACCTCACTCTTTATCGGCGTTATTTCTCCACTATTGTTTGTTGGTCTCGGCCTCGTCTACGGTGGTATCGCCGGCTATGTCGGTGGTAAAACGGATGAAGTGATGATGCGCTTCGTCGATTTCGTTATTGCCCTGCCATTCCTACTCTTCATGATTTTGTTCAAGGTCGGCTTTGGTATCGGCCCAGGTGAGAGCGGTATTATGCCGATGCTCATCGCCTTGGTTCTACTCAGTTGGCCGAGCACGGCGCGTCTGGTACGTGGCCAGGTACTACAGATTCGTGAGGAGCCCTATGTGCAGGCGGCGATGCTCATGGGCGCGCGCCCCAGCTACCTCATCTTCCGCCATATGTTGCCGAATGTGATGGGGGTATTATTGGTGTCGTTAACTTTTGCCATTCCCTCGGCGATTTTCACCGAGGCCTTCCTGTCATTCATCGGCATGGGCGTATCGCCACCAACACCTTCTTGGGGGTCGATGTGTAATGACGGTATGCGCACCATGCTGACCCACCCGCATGAGTTATTATTCCCAGCGGCGATAATTGGTATTACTGTGATGGCGTTTAACCTACTCGGTGACGGTCTGCGCGATGCCTTGGATGTTAAAATGAGAGGGCAAAAGTAA
- a CDS encoding ABC transporter permease, whose translation MLKYTLKRLFSGLVTIWFIATVTFFGMHAVPGDPLMGDKAVSPEIRANLEARYGLDKPLLKQYQIFLTNMAQGDFGISFTQENRKVNDIIKEHFSVSAMLGLLAVIFATIGGVVFGAITALYRNRWPDYVTMFVVVLCVSVPSFVFAAFGQLGIMHFNDLFGTRIPIAGWGTIGHMIVPSLVLGLGTMAYLTRLMRSSMLEVTGADYIRTARAKGLSMQRIFWRHQLRNAILPVVTVLGPAIAAITTGGFVVELVFAIPGLGRYFVQAVQQLDYTVIMGTTVFYGAFLVLMVILVDILYGFIDPRIQVAK comes from the coding sequence ATGCTGAAATATACACTGAAACGCCTGTTTTCAGGCCTCGTGACGATCTGGTTTATCGCCACGGTGACCTTCTTTGGCATGCATGCCGTACCCGGTGATCCGTTGATGGGAGATAAGGCCGTCAGCCCGGAAATACGCGCAAACCTTGAGGCGCGTTACGGCCTCGATAAGCCTTTGTTGAAGCAGTATCAGATCTTCCTGACCAATATGGCGCAGGGCGACTTTGGTATCTCTTTTACCCAGGAAAATCGCAAGGTTAACGATATTATCAAGGAGCATTTTTCTGTTTCTGCGATGCTAGGGCTGTTGGCGGTGATCTTTGCCACCATCGGTGGTGTGGTGTTTGGCGCTATCACTGCGCTGTATCGTAATCGTTGGCCGGATTATGTGACGATGTTTGTCGTGGTGCTCTGCGTCTCGGTGCCAAGTTTTGTCTTTGCCGCCTTTGGCCAGCTGGGCATCATGCATTTCAATGATTTGTTCGGGACTCGCATCCCTATTGCCGGTTGGGGAACAATTGGTCATATGATCGTGCCGTCGCTGGTGCTCGGTTTGGGCACGATGGCCTACTTAACCCGATTAATGCGCTCCTCGATGTTGGAGGTGACCGGGGCTGATTATATTCGTACTGCGCGAGCCAAGGGCTTGTCGATGCAGCGGATCTTCTGGCGTCATCAGTTACGTAATGCCATTTTGCCTGTCGTGACCGTACTAGGCCCCGCTATCGCCGCGATTACCACCGGTGGCTTCGTGGTTGAGCTGGTCTTTGCCATCCCAGGTCTTGGCCGCTACTTTGTACAGGCGGTACAGCAGCTCGATTACACCGTGATCATGGGGACGACAGTCTTCTATGGGGCCTTCTTGGTCTTGATGGTGATTCTGGTAGATATTCTCTACGGTTTTATTGATCCGCGCATACAGGTGGCAAAATAA
- a CDS encoding peptide ABC transporter substrate-binding protein, with protein MLKQQSPTITIIDELYLMLWKTLPLRLQRPGRLRALVGRSALASLFSLAILLAPSQASAQGAVNEKTQTLTLALTSEPPSASTLLGTDQVSFWLIDHITEGLMGYDKNNALTGAIAKRWELRDDGATFWLRKDAKWSDGSPVTAHDFVFAWREVLKPATASEYAFILYPIKNAEAVNKGELSSDQLGVRAVGDYRLEVTFTQPCAYFLDLTAFISYRPVKEEFFKQYGRAYASDPDKMLYNGPFVLTKWVHGASLNMKKNEHYWNKEVVKLQEIDVPYITSDTSALYNLFKDGEIAMKVVPGIGPDTIKKALADHLPMRKFNDGSNFYMEFNHRPDRLTSNRNLRKAIQLVFDQQLFTNKVVASPGNKPSYSLFPDWVRGAEQPLYKEYPPKFPANDEKLAREYLEKAKQELGLEQIPPLILLSTDSPGANKQSEYVQSLLKRTLGLDIKIDKQIFKQRLAKMGTGEFDLVGSGWGPDFNDAMTFAELFASWNKNNRGRYSNPEYDRLVRLAQSTTDPKTRAHAFGELQQLLIDDAAIINQYQRGYVYLQNTHLRGVVRRIFGGDPVFKYAYIEEEQEK; from the coding sequence GTGCTTAAACAACAGTCACCGACAATAACAATTATTGATGAGTTATACCTTATGTTGTGGAAGACATTACCCTTACGGTTGCAGCGGCCTGGGCGGCTGCGGGCGCTGGTCGGACGATCTGCGCTGGCGTCACTGTTCAGCTTGGCGATACTTTTGGCCCCTTCTCAGGCAAGCGCTCAGGGCGCTGTCAATGAAAAGACACAAACACTGACATTGGCATTAACTTCAGAGCCCCCCTCGGCGAGTACGCTATTGGGAACGGATCAAGTGAGTTTTTGGCTGATCGATCATATAACCGAAGGGTTGATGGGCTACGACAAAAATAACGCATTGACTGGTGCTATCGCAAAGCGTTGGGAGTTGCGCGACGATGGCGCTACTTTCTGGTTGCGTAAAGACGCCAAGTGGAGCGATGGTAGCCCGGTGACGGCGCACGACTTCGTCTTCGCTTGGCGAGAGGTATTAAAGCCCGCGACGGCATCGGAATACGCCTTCATTCTCTATCCGATTAAGAATGCCGAGGCGGTGAACAAGGGTGAATTGAGCAGTGATCAGTTGGGTGTGCGTGCGGTGGGCGACTATCGCCTAGAGGTGACGTTTACTCAGCCCTGTGCTTACTTCCTCGACTTAACCGCTTTCATCAGTTATCGCCCGGTAAAAGAAGAGTTTTTTAAACAGTACGGCCGTGCTTACGCCTCAGACCCTGACAAGATGCTCTATAACGGCCCGTTCGTGTTAACCAAGTGGGTGCACGGCGCTTCACTCAATATGAAAAAGAACGAGCATTATTGGAATAAAGAGGTCGTAAAGCTACAGGAAATCGATGTCCCCTACATCACCTCCGATACCTCTGCGCTGTATAACTTATTTAAGGATGGTGAAATTGCCATGAAGGTGGTGCCCGGTATCGGTCCGGATACCATTAAGAAGGCGTTGGCTGATCACCTGCCGATGAGAAAGTTTAATGACGGCAGCAACTTTTATATGGAGTTTAATCATCGTCCAGATCGCCTGACCAGTAACCGCAATCTGCGTAAGGCGATACAGCTGGTGTTTGATCAGCAACTGTTTACTAATAAGGTCGTTGCGAGCCCAGGCAACAAGCCCTCTTACAGCCTGTTTCCCGACTGGGTTCGAGGCGCCGAACAGCCTCTTTATAAAGAATACCCGCCGAAGTTTCCTGCTAATGACGAAAAGCTCGCTCGTGAGTACTTGGAAAAGGCCAAGCAGGAACTGGGTTTAGAGCAGATTCCGCCGCTTATTTTGTTGTCGACAGATTCCCCTGGTGCTAATAAGCAATCAGAGTACGTGCAGAGCTTACTCAAGCGTACCTTGGGCTTGGATATTAAGATTGATAAACAGATCTTCAAGCAGCGTCTCGCCAAGATGGGCACCGGTGAGTTTGATCTGGTGGGCTCAGGTTGGGGGCCAGACTTTAATGATGCGATGACCTTCGCGGAGCTGTTTGCCTCCTGGAATAAGAATAATCGTGGACGCTACAGTAACCCAGAATATGACCGGTTGGTTAGATTGGCGCAGTCGACAACCGACCCAAAAACCCGCGCGCATGCCTTTGGTGAATTACAGCAGTTGTTGATCGACGACGCGGCGATCATTAATCAGTACCAGCGTGGCTATGTTTACCTGCAGAATACCCACCTCAGAGGTGTGGTGAGACGAATATTTGGCGGCGACCCGGTCTTTAAATACGCCTATATTGAAGAAGAGCAGGAGAAGTAG